One Bacteriovorax sp. PP10 DNA segment encodes these proteins:
- the hemB gene encoding porphobilinogen synthase, which yields MLNISRPRRNRKTDAIRRLVRETHLGPGDLIAPLFVKEGTNLREEIKTMPGVYRFSVDELVKECRELYALGIPCVSLFPAIEEKLKDTRASEAYNPNGLYQRAIKEVKNAIPDLMVMTDVALDPYSSDGHDGLVDQKTGEVLNDVTLEVLAKMSIVQAKSGADIIGPSDMMDGRIGYIRDALDEENLINVTIMSYAAKYASAFYGPFRDALGSAPKKGDKKTYQMDYANVREALREAYLDESEGADILMIKPGLPYLDVIKTLRDNTTLPIAAYNVSGEYAMVKAAAAMGMLDEEKAMIEMLWAFKRAGSDMILTYFAKDAARVLNNHK from the coding sequence ATGTTAAATATCAGTCGTCCAAGAAGAAACAGAAAGACAGATGCTATCAGACGCTTAGTTCGTGAAACACATTTAGGCCCAGGTGATTTAATTGCGCCTCTATTTGTGAAAGAAGGAACAAACCTTCGTGAAGAAATTAAAACGATGCCTGGGGTTTACCGTTTCTCAGTTGATGAGCTGGTAAAAGAATGTCGTGAACTATACGCTCTTGGTATTCCATGTGTATCATTGTTTCCTGCTATTGAAGAAAAATTAAAAGACACTCGCGCAAGCGAAGCTTATAACCCGAACGGACTTTATCAACGTGCGATTAAAGAAGTTAAGAATGCCATTCCTGACTTAATGGTTATGACTGACGTTGCTCTTGATCCATACTCAAGTGATGGACACGATGGTTTAGTCGATCAAAAGACTGGTGAAGTTTTAAACGATGTAACGCTGGAAGTATTAGCAAAAATGTCTATCGTTCAAGCAAAGTCGGGAGCTGACATCATTGGCCCTTCAGACATGATGGACGGACGTATTGGATACATTAGAGACGCGCTTGATGAAGAAAATTTAATTAACGTAACGATTATGTCTTACGCTGCTAAATACGCTTCAGCATTCTACGGGCCCTTCAGAGACGCTCTAGGATCAGCACCTAAGAAAGGCGATAAGAAAACTTATCAAATGGATTACGCCAATGTGAGAGAAGCTCTTCGTGAAGCTTACTTGGATGAATCAGAAGGCGCAGATATTTTAATGATTAAGCCAGGACTGCCATACTTAGATGTTATTAAAACTCTAAGAGACAATACAACTCTTCCAATTGCTGCTTATAACGTTAGTGGAGAGTACGCGATGGTGAAAGCTGCTGCAGCGATGGGGATGCTGGATGAAGAGAAAGCGATGATTGAAATGCTTTGGGCATTCAAGAGAGCGGGCTCTGATATGATCTTAACTTATTTCGCCAAAGACGCTGCCAGAGTTTTAAATAATCACAAATAG
- a CDS encoding metal/formaldehyde-sensitive transcriptional repressor — protein sequence MAHVVADKAKILARVNRIKGQLEAFSKAVDSGQDCYQVLQLLASCRGAMNGLMSEVVENHIREHIVEAENKKAASESGEDLIEIMRSFLK from the coding sequence ATGGCACACGTTGTTGCTGATAAAGCAAAGATCTTAGCAAGAGTTAATAGAATCAAAGGGCAGCTAGAGGCCTTTTCTAAAGCAGTTGACTCTGGTCAGGATTGTTATCAAGTTCTTCAGCTCTTGGCATCATGTCGAGGAGCGATGAATGGTCTTATGAGTGAAGTTGTCGAAAATCATATACGAGAGCATATAGTAGAAGCTGAAAATAAAAAGGCCGCTTCTGAGTCAGGTGAAGACTTAATAGAAATAATGAGAAGTTTTTTAAAGTGA
- a CDS encoding HoxN/HupN/NixA family nickel/cobalt transporter encodes MNPIVENPLTWVYFPTALLLGALHALEPGHAKTLTAAYLIGIKGTKKDALLLGLSVALTHSIVVVGISALALYIGRETFTQDVTRWLQIGSGIIVILLGFWLMVKRIRQMNKAHSHHHHHASEKVHIESDLASGLLEIVQTDEGERMRYSCAQTANDLKIKVIINRPQGLEILELVKLGEGKIFQSAVAPSEPHEFSAELEIVSVHCREVKTFEMHEDHDHHDHDLMSDDEHARAHAASIPEYAKKGERPTSLQILSFGAAGGMIPCPASITVMLLALSIGKVGAGLFAVAGFSIGLAVTLVGIGLVVVVSLNKIQGSGRFQWVSSKAPIISAGIVMLSGIAALVFTH; translated from the coding sequence ATGAATCCAATTGTTGAGAACCCTTTAACGTGGGTTTATTTCCCAACAGCTTTACTGCTTGGAGCTTTACATGCTCTTGAGCCAGGGCACGCTAAAACTTTAACAGCTGCTTACTTAATAGGTATTAAAGGCACTAAGAAGGATGCGCTTCTTCTTGGTCTATCAGTTGCACTTACTCATAGTATCGTCGTTGTTGGTATATCAGCACTAGCTCTTTATATTGGAAGAGAAACATTTACTCAGGATGTAACAAGATGGCTACAGATTGGTAGCGGAATTATAGTTATCTTGCTTGGTTTCTGGCTAATGGTTAAGAGAATTCGTCAAATGAACAAAGCACATTCTCATCACCATCATCATGCTTCAGAGAAAGTACATATTGAATCAGACCTCGCTTCAGGTTTGTTAGAAATAGTGCAAACTGATGAAGGTGAGCGAATGAGATATTCATGCGCTCAAACAGCTAATGACCTTAAAATCAAAGTTATTATTAATAGGCCTCAAGGTTTGGAAATTCTAGAACTTGTAAAATTAGGTGAGGGAAAGATATTTCAGAGTGCGGTTGCGCCAAGTGAACCTCATGAGTTTTCTGCAGAATTAGAAATCGTTTCTGTTCATTGTAGAGAAGTTAAAACTTTTGAAATGCATGAAGACCATGATCATCATGACCATGACCTAATGTCAGATGATGAGCATGCCAGAGCTCATGCTGCCTCAATTCCTGAATATGCTAAGAAAGGGGAGAGACCGACAAGCTTACAGATTTTAAGTTTTGGAGCTGCCGGAGGTATGATCCCATGTCCTGCTTCAATTACAGTCATGTTATTGGCATTATCAATTGGAAAAGTTGGAGCTGGTTTATTTGCTGTGGCCGGTTTTAGTATTGGGCTAGCTGTAACATTGGTGGGAATCGGTTTAGTCGTAGTTGTTAGTTTAAATAAAATTCAAGGCTCAGGAAGATTTCAATGGGTGTCTTCGAAAGCACCAATTATCAGCGCTGGAATAGTTATGTTGTCAGGCATTGCTGCATTAGTTTTCACTCATTAA
- a CDS encoding trypsin-like serine peptidase, with protein MGRSFTRSIGTLSLVLSITNFAAAFERPPVYPGDLIYGKDNRQEINDYYEKDFRDKSASIALRVSKRRLTVDRNDSNRILFPNVSLENAMPQICKDERFIEQTTLGTCSGFLVGPKTLVTAGHCVVNEKECADNRWVFGFKNGVTELASNQVYSCKKIITQRYVYDGNEVSDYAVIELDRKVEGYVPLKTRKFGRVLLNTPLVVIGHPMGLPMKATDGAVVSRMNEKELTKKWTSLKLRSHYFTANLDSYGGNSGSPVFNQKNGQVEGILIQGADDFVYNPDKECLESRQLSDSHLNTYEKVMRINKVPGL; from the coding sequence ATGGGGAGATCTTTCACAAGATCAATAGGGACTTTGTCTCTAGTGCTTTCAATTACAAATTTTGCAGCTGCCTTTGAGCGTCCACCTGTTTATCCGGGAGACCTGATCTACGGAAAAGACAACCGCCAGGAAATCAACGATTACTATGAAAAAGACTTTCGTGATAAATCTGCTTCAATCGCTCTTAGAGTTTCTAAAAGACGCTTAACCGTTGATAGAAATGATTCAAATAGAATTTTATTTCCAAACGTTTCACTAGAAAATGCCATGCCTCAAATATGTAAAGATGAGCGCTTCATTGAACAAACCACTCTTGGTACTTGCTCAGGATTTTTAGTTGGCCCAAAAACTCTAGTGACGGCAGGTCACTGTGTGGTCAATGAAAAAGAATGTGCAGACAACAGATGGGTCTTCGGTTTCAAAAATGGCGTAACCGAACTCGCTAGCAATCAAGTTTATTCATGCAAAAAAATTATCACTCAAAGATATGTCTACGACGGTAACGAAGTAAGTGACTATGCAGTGATTGAACTCGACCGTAAGGTTGAAGGATACGTTCCACTTAAAACCAGAAAATTTGGCCGTGTTTTACTTAACACTCCCCTGGTTGTTATCGGTCACCCAATGGGTTTACCAATGAAAGCAACTGACGGTGCTGTTGTTAGTCGCATGAATGAAAAAGAATTAACTAAAAAATGGACTTCACTAAAGCTTCGCTCTCATTACTTCACCGCAAATCTTGATTCATACGGCGGGAACTCTGGTTCACCGGTATTCAATCAAAAAAATGGCCAGGTAGAAGGGATTTTAATTCAAGGTGCAGATGACTTCGTCTACAACCCTGATAAGGAATGTCTGGAGTCCAGACAACTAAGTGACTCTCATTTAAATACTTACGAAAAGGTTATGAGAATCAATAAAGTGCCTGGCCTGTAA
- a CDS encoding enolase-like domain-containing protein — protein sequence MIDIKTSFETIKYRSPVPVRGVAIDSNRFLKVRVLERDYYLSVLPGLHNVTIEELDFKVKYFFSHYDLDFKSIDFSVKFFNLVHLKDVFLDSIKEETLFNIEAILLGMIKTTHPHLFSHDSIAINLLYNDKDGAEFYLDADCVKIKIAPGRVDHTIKTINELYKINPEMIYRLDGNKRFELNELIEFEHALKNGISSVAFSKIDYIEEPFKNFYDTTIFTKRSHLLIAIDESYKNYMGVQDLFYPAVIKPSLIGISPVYSWLGSHMENRAIISSSFEHPTVLVSLQFLAALRPNEFHGLENFLPKL from the coding sequence ATGATTGATATCAAGACGAGTTTTGAAACGATAAAATACCGCTCACCAGTGCCAGTGAGAGGAGTTGCTATTGATTCTAATCGTTTTTTAAAGGTTCGCGTGCTTGAAAGAGATTACTATCTTTCAGTGCTGCCAGGACTTCATAATGTGACGATTGAAGAACTTGATTTCAAAGTGAAATACTTTTTCTCTCACTACGATCTGGATTTTAAATCTATTGATTTCTCAGTGAAGTTTTTTAATCTGGTTCACCTCAAAGATGTCTTCCTTGATTCCATAAAAGAGGAAACTCTTTTTAATATTGAGGCCATTTTACTAGGGATGATTAAAACCACTCACCCACATTTATTTTCTCACGACTCTATCGCTATCAATCTTTTATACAATGATAAAGACGGTGCTGAGTTTTATCTGGACGCTGATTGTGTAAAAATAAAAATTGCTCCGGGACGTGTCGATCACACGATTAAAACAATCAATGAACTCTATAAAATAAATCCTGAAATGATTTATCGACTGGATGGAAATAAACGTTTTGAACTCAATGAGCTTATTGAATTCGAACACGCCTTAAAAAATGGCATTTCGAGTGTTGCATTTTCTAAAATTGACTACATCGAAGAGCCATTTAAAAACTTCTACGACACAACAATATTTACGAAGCGATCGCATTTACTTATCGCCATTGATGAATCCTATAAAAATTACATGGGGGTTCAGGATTTATTTTATCCCGCAGTGATCAAGCCTTCTTTGATTGGCATCAGTCCAGTTTATTCATGGCTCGGATCTCATATGGAAAACCGTGCGATTATCAGCTCTAGTTTCGAACATCCTACTGTTTTAGTAAGTCTTCAATTCCTTGCAGCTCTTCGTCCAAATGAATTCCATGGACTTGAGAACTTTCTTCCAAAACTATAG
- a CDS encoding 1,4-dihydroxy-2-naphthoate polyprenyltransferase → MKNWMLAIRPKTLFASLAPVVLGLAVAYVETQTLNGLIAVLTILCALVLQIASNLANDYLDALRGVDNETRLGPTRVTSSGLISLTSMKNALILALAVAFALGIYLMFVGGPFIMVIGLLSLYFAYGYTGGPFPLSYNGLGEVAAFIFFGVIAVVGTTYLQTHSVSRLALILGMGPGFISACILAVNNLRDIVSDTDTNKRTLAVRFGEKFQRYLCISTILLSITVCIYVMVAYQFKWLLPVIILPFFFHKTWLQILYHPIDAKLNTALARTAQYNLLYCVSVSAGMILSYKL, encoded by the coding sequence ATGAAAAACTGGATGCTCGCTATTCGCCCTAAAACTCTTTTTGCTTCACTGGCCCCGGTTGTACTGGGTCTTGCTGTTGCTTACGTAGAAACTCAAACGCTCAATGGTCTCATCGCCGTTTTAACGATTCTTTGTGCCTTAGTGCTGCAGATTGCAAGTAACCTTGCCAACGATTATTTAGATGCTCTTCGCGGAGTGGATAATGAAACTCGTCTGGGACCTACGAGAGTGACAAGTTCAGGATTAATTTCTCTGACTTCAATGAAAAATGCTTTAATTCTGGCCCTTGCTGTCGCCTTCGCATTGGGAATTTATCTCATGTTTGTCGGCGGCCCATTCATTATGGTGATCGGCCTTCTTTCACTATACTTTGCTTACGGCTACACAGGTGGACCTTTCCCACTTTCATACAATGGCCTTGGTGAAGTCGCGGCCTTCATTTTCTTCGGCGTCATCGCGGTTGTAGGAACAACGTACTTACAAACTCACAGTGTTTCTCGCCTTGCTTTAATTTTAGGAATGGGCCCAGGGTTTATTTCAGCTTGTATTTTAGCAGTGAACAATCTTCGCGATATCGTTTCAGACACCGATACCAACAAGAGGACATTAGCTGTGCGCTTTGGAGAAAAATTCCAGCGCTACCTGTGTATTTCAACAATTCTCCTTTCAATCACTGTTTGCATTTACGTGATGGTCGCCTACCAGTTTAAATGGCTTTTACCAGTCATTATTCTGCCATTCTTTTTTCACAAAACATGGCTGCAGATTTTATATCACCCAATCGATGCAAAATTAAACACTGCTCTTGCTAGAACGGCCCAATACAATCTTCTTTACTGCGTGTCTGTTTCCGCAGGAATGATTTTAAGTTATAAATTATGA
- the menD gene encoding 2-succinyl-5-enolpyruvyl-6-hydroxy-3-cyclohexene-1-carboxylic-acid synthase has product MEKLLSQNINRIWSSLIIDEFVKNGITQFYLSPGMRNAPLIAAMIQLQKFHKEVEIILCIDERGASYRALGYTKATGKPAVLVCTSGTALANYTPAVVEAKKSNLPLIVLSADRPAELTFCDDNQTIDQTKFFGDYIQGEMSLGAPTVDISPLAMTSSLSNLIHKSLYPQKGPVHFNCAFREPLEDTSIPVPADYLKLAQIQIERSGPSTRYVNLETRPDKNAIAEIAEVLKKSKTGLLVVGSLAPHESTALVEEFVKLLNWPTYFDVSSSLKYVFNLSDDTIPTFDHPEVQAELIKNPPETVFHIGGRLTSKHYYTFLKKVPQINLITLNLNMEKEDPSHHTKIRLNAHINSTLESIMGYFEGVKLPKKSLALNFEASSKSKIKLIDDGPLSYPSVSKIIIDNIDDYSMLYIGNSTVVRTFDAYVSYTNRKHIVVATNRGVSGIEGFIASSCGFIDGTKKDVYLIIGDVAFIHDLNSLYFLKDLKTPLKIVLVNNDGGGIFTLLPINREKTVLDYISSPHGQTFKKTAESFGIDYVQVTTTSSFQEEFKKMQNKNHHTIMEVMFDHDTNKSVYDQLKTIKL; this is encoded by the coding sequence ATGGAAAAATTACTCTCACAAAATATTAATCGCATCTGGTCTAGTTTAATCATTGATGAGTTCGTAAAAAACGGCATCACTCAATTTTATCTTTCTCCAGGAATGCGAAACGCCCCTTTAATTGCGGCAATGATTCAACTGCAGAAGTTTCACAAAGAAGTAGAAATCATTCTTTGTATTGACGAGCGAGGAGCTTCTTACCGCGCTCTTGGATACACGAAGGCCACAGGGAAACCTGCCGTTTTAGTTTGTACTTCCGGAACGGCCCTTGCGAATTATACTCCAGCAGTAGTTGAAGCAAAAAAATCAAATCTTCCTTTAATTGTTTTATCAGCTGACCGTCCGGCAGAGTTAACTTTCTGTGACGATAATCAGACGATTGATCAGACAAAATTCTTCGGGGACTACATTCAAGGTGAAATGAGCCTTGGTGCTCCTACAGTTGATATTTCGCCTTTAGCGATGACTTCAAGTTTATCAAACCTGATTCACAAATCACTTTACCCGCAAAAAGGTCCTGTGCACTTTAACTGTGCTTTCAGAGAGCCACTTGAAGATACTAGTATTCCCGTTCCAGCTGATTACTTGAAACTTGCTCAAATTCAAATTGAGAGATCAGGGCCATCAACTCGTTATGTGAATCTTGAAACCAGACCGGATAAAAATGCAATTGCTGAAATTGCAGAAGTTTTAAAGAAATCTAAAACTGGTTTATTAGTTGTAGGAAGCCTTGCTCCTCACGAATCGACTGCACTGGTAGAAGAATTCGTTAAACTTTTAAACTGGCCGACATACTTTGATGTATCGAGTTCACTTAAATATGTTTTCAACTTAAGCGACGACACCATCCCTACTTTTGATCACCCGGAAGTTCAGGCAGAGTTGATTAAAAATCCACCTGAAACAGTTTTCCATATTGGTGGGCGCTTAACTTCGAAGCACTATTATACATTTTTAAAAAAAGTCCCTCAGATCAATCTGATTACACTTAATTTAAACATGGAAAAAGAAGACCCTTCTCACCATACAAAAATCAGATTGAATGCTCATATCAATTCAACGCTTGAATCCATCATGGGTTATTTCGAAGGAGTTAAACTTCCTAAAAAATCCTTGGCACTAAACTTTGAAGCTTCTTCGAAAAGTAAAATTAAGCTCATCGATGACGGGCCTTTAAGTTACCCGAGTGTCAGCAAAATCATTATCGACAACATCGACGACTACTCAATGCTCTACATTGGTAACTCAACTGTTGTGCGCACATTTGATGCTTATGTTTCTTATACGAATAGAAAACATATTGTGGTGGCCACTAACCGTGGAGTCAGCGGGATTGAAGGTTTTATCGCTTCTAGCTGCGGTTTCATCGATGGGACTAAAAAAGATGTTTATCTGATTATCGGTGACGTCGCTTTCATTCACGACTTAAATTCACTTTATTTCTTAAAAGATTTAAAGACGCCGCTTAAAATTGTTTTAGTGAACAACGACGGTGGAGGAATCTTTACACTCCTTCCAATCAACCGTGAAAAAACTGTTTTAGATTATATCTCTAGTCCGCACGGGCAAACTTTCAAGAAGACTGCAGAGAGTTTTGGAATTGATTACGTTCAGGTAACAACAACGTCTTCTTTCCAGGAAGAATTTAAAAAAATGCAGAATAAGAATCATCACACGATAATGGAAGTGATGTTCGATCATGACACTAACAAGTCGGTCTACGACCAATTAAAAACAATTAAACTATAA
- a CDS encoding isochorismate synthase: MTAVSFLKKELQKIDSQVSQKITTFTFPDISLVDLLPFAATEEVFFFESKEEDFSYLALGKSKFFLKSDVQEFLDHNPEDILVFQDSFEENSATLCYLPEWCLVRRNGSVTLRVHHSLEYQSYSPSNIIFNLSIWESFLGPWISYEERPESDEWAKMINDANRLFSRSELEKIVLHRKKIFTYDSPIEMTVLFREVYEANKNSSHFTVYNQLNYMEAFISLTPERLFTLKGQNLETVSLAGSIARGTDEESDRELEERLTTSDKLIREHNIVTKAIEEKLRPVLSELTISPLITMKLPYIQHRQAVIKGVLKDTTTVLELIELLHPTPAVGGIPHDKAKVKILEIEKEKRGYYAGPVGVLSQKFSEIAVGIRSALILGPNLTVYGGAGIVAGSEAEEEWIETGTKMQPFIKVINKSTL, encoded by the coding sequence ATGACTGCGGTAAGTTTCTTAAAAAAGGAACTTCAAAAAATTGACTCTCAAGTAAGTCAAAAAATCACTACGTTTACATTTCCAGATATTTCTTTAGTGGACCTGCTTCCTTTTGCGGCCACTGAAGAAGTTTTTTTCTTTGAATCAAAAGAAGAAGACTTCTCTTACCTGGCCTTAGGTAAATCAAAATTCTTTCTTAAGTCAGATGTTCAGGAGTTCCTGGATCATAACCCTGAAGACATTTTGGTTTTTCAAGATTCATTCGAAGAAAACTCGGCCACATTATGCTATTTACCGGAATGGTGTTTAGTCAGAAGAAATGGGTCTGTGACATTAAGAGTTCACCACTCGCTGGAATACCAATCGTATTCTCCAAGTAACATTATTTTTAACCTCTCTATCTGGGAGTCATTTCTCGGACCGTGGATTTCTTACGAAGAAAGACCCGAAAGCGATGAGTGGGCCAAGATGATAAACGATGCCAATCGTTTATTTTCGAGATCTGAGTTAGAAAAAATTGTTTTACATAGAAAAAAGATTTTCACTTATGACTCCCCGATTGAAATGACGGTTTTATTTCGCGAAGTCTACGAGGCCAATAAAAACAGCTCGCATTTTACGGTTTATAATCAACTCAATTATATGGAAGCGTTTATCTCGCTTACGCCAGAGCGCCTTTTTACATTAAAAGGTCAAAACCTTGAAACGGTTTCACTGGCAGGAAGTATTGCCAGAGGAACTGATGAAGAAAGCGATCGTGAATTAGAAGAAAGACTTACAACTTCAGATAAATTAATTCGTGAACACAACATCGTCACAAAAGCGATTGAAGAAAAACTTCGTCCTGTTTTATCAGAACTTACGATCTCACCTCTGATTACGATGAAGCTTCCCTACATTCAACACCGTCAAGCAGTCATTAAAGGCGTCTTAAAAGACACAACAACTGTTTTAGAATTAATTGAACTGCTTCATCCGACACCAGCGGTTGGTGGAATCCCTCACGATAAAGCAAAAGTTAAAATTCTTGAAATTGAAAAAGAAAAACGTGGATACTACGCAGGCCCAGTGGGCGTGCTTTCACAAAAGTTTTCTGAGATAGCTGTAGGAATCAGGTCTGCACTGATTCTTGGGCCTAACCTCACTGTCTACGGTGGAGCTGGCATTGTTGCCGGTTCAGAGGCCGAAGAAGAATGGATTGAAACCGGCACAAAGATGCAACCCTTTATTAAAGTCATTAACAAAAGCACGCTCTAG
- the ubiE gene encoding bifunctional demethylmenaquinone methyltransferase/2-methoxy-6-polyprenyl-1,4-benzoquinol methylase UbiE, translating into MTNELDARKKESYKIFDDIAGTYDLLNHSLSMGIDVYWRNKMLKHLPNKESINALDLATGTGDVALTLVKDKRVKKITGLDLSKGMIDVGIKKVKKKGLEKKIFLMLGDGVSIPTGDAAFDLTTISFGIRNFSDPQKSLHDIHRVLKRDGRLMIMEFSIPTNFIVRNVYFFYFRHLLPFIGNIVSKHKDAYTYLNKSVEDFPYGDKFLGMMRTAGFQDLKMIPLTFGIATLYIGDKK; encoded by the coding sequence ATGACAAACGAACTAGATGCTAGAAAGAAAGAATCTTATAAAATTTTCGATGATATCGCAGGTACTTACGATCTGCTTAACCATTCGCTTTCAATGGGTATCGATGTTTACTGGCGCAATAAAATGCTTAAGCATCTGCCAAATAAAGAATCAATCAACGCATTAGACCTGGCAACAGGTACAGGTGATGTTGCTTTAACTCTTGTTAAAGATAAACGTGTTAAAAAAATTACAGGTCTAGATCTTTCAAAAGGAATGATCGACGTTGGAATTAAAAAAGTAAAAAAGAAAGGCCTTGAGAAAAAAATCTTCTTAATGCTTGGTGATGGTGTAAGCATTCCAACAGGGGACGCTGCTTTTGATTTAACAACAATCTCTTTTGGTATCAGAAACTTTTCTGACCCTCAAAAATCTCTTCACGACATTCACCGTGTATTAAAAAGAGACGGACGCCTGATGATTATGGAATTCTCAATTCCAACAAACTTCATCGTAAGAAACGTTTACTTCTTCTACTTCAGACATTTATTGCCATTCATTGGTAATATTGTTTCAAAACATAAAGACGCTTACACATACTTAAATAAAAGTGTGGAAGACTTTCCTTACGGAGACAAGTTTTTAGGAATGATGAGGACAGCTGGTTTTCAAGACTTAAAAATGATCCCTCTCACTTTTGGAATCGCGACTCTTTACATCGGTGATAAGAAGTAA
- a CDS encoding polyprenyl synthetase family protein, translating to MMNDFLDALPKEALENSKIMDLQIRSVKAHEAIDAILSQTVLKGGKRLRPLLTFLMAHLFRVDFETVVPYARASELVHASSLSHDDVIDNATMRRGAPSINILASNKRAVLAGDYLLSSVIVDLTNAGNLELVREMSLVIKDLTEGEWLQLDLIGDRNYTRELIREVAEKKTSSVMCYCSVAPAILSGADKATVDLCREFGRRLGLAFQLIDDTLDYSGDSQKDQELDLKNGIVNAVVYEMLDAHPAHFARFKKGEELIDAVKGIPFNAFVEKINTEAHSHLEAAKNILEELSVILSVVPEYKSNPEELQARIGGLELIISYMALRSH from the coding sequence ATGATGAACGACTTTCTCGACGCTCTCCCAAAGGAAGCTCTCGAGAATTCAAAAATTATGGATTTGCAGATTCGCTCAGTGAAAGCTCACGAGGCGATTGACGCAATTCTATCTCAAACAGTTTTGAAAGGGGGGAAGAGACTTCGCCCACTTCTAACGTTTTTGATGGCCCATTTATTTAGAGTCGACTTCGAAACAGTGGTTCCTTACGCACGTGCTTCTGAATTAGTTCACGCTTCTTCACTTTCTCATGACGACGTTATTGATAACGCAACTATGAGAAGAGGCGCACCCTCAATAAACATTCTTGCTAGCAATAAAAGAGCGGTTCTTGCTGGGGATTACTTACTTTCAAGTGTCATCGTTGACCTGACAAATGCCGGGAACCTTGAACTGGTTCGTGAGATGTCTTTGGTTATTAAAGACCTGACAGAAGGCGAGTGGTTACAATTAGATTTAATCGGCGATAGAAATTACACTCGCGAACTTATCCGTGAAGTTGCTGAGAAAAAAACATCATCAGTTATGTGTTACTGTTCTGTGGCCCCTGCTATTTTAAGTGGTGCAGATAAAGCGACAGTTGATTTATGTAGAGAGTTTGGTCGCCGCTTGGGATTAGCTTTCCAGTTAATTGACGACACTCTTGATTACTCAGGTGACTCACAAAAAGATCAGGAACTAGATCTGAAAAACGGAATCGTAAACGCTGTTGTTTATGAAATGCTTGATGCTCATCCTGCTCACTTCGCTCGCTTTAAAAAAGGTGAGGAGTTGATCGACGCTGTAAAAGGAATTCCTTTTAATGCATTCGTTGAAAAAATTAATACGGAAGCACACTCTCATCTTGAAGCTGCTAAAAACATCTTGGAAGAACTTTCAGTCATCCTGTCTGTTGTTCCAGAATACAAATCAAATCCAGAAGAACTTCAAGCTCGCATCGGCGGTCTTGAACTTATCATTTCATACATGGCCTTAAGGTCTCACTAA